The DNA segment TATGCGCCATTGCCTAAACCACCATACCACTTCCTTCTGCTGGACACTCTGCTCCTTGGCTACCTGATTACCTCTAAGCAGGCTTTGTGACCTGGCCCTGAAGCCGCTCCTTCTCTTTAAGTAATGTGTTCTTCCTCCAGCATTTGTCCCTCCAAGTTACAAATGCTGACAACACCTGTCTCTTGGGCTAGACCAGCTCCGTGAGACTCAGTGCTGTGTACCGAGCAGAATCACAGAGACCTGGGCCTGAGCCCCAGGAAGCCTTCTGTAAAGGGTCTGAAGTAAGGGCAACCTCTTATGCTGGACTATGAGGATCAAGAAAGGCAGGTGAGACTTGGGGCAGAGGCTTTCAAAGGGTCTCACCAACCCGACGTTCTCACAGCACACGGATCTAGGTGGCTTTCAAGTTCTCCTAACAACAGAGATTGAACTCAGCTACTGCTTGGAAAACAATCTGGATCAAATTTTTTCAACTCTTCTTGTGTTAACCTGAAGGGACTCTGGCTAAGCTAACTCCTCATTCACACCTCCCAGGGCCTCTACATAGTGAAAGCGGACTCTCTTGTTCCTCTTACCTCTGACCCAATCTCATTGGCGATGATATTCATGAATTCAGAGTCACCCTCTTTCCTATGACAAAGGACACAGAATGAGACCCAGGAGGAAGTGGTGGTGTGACACCTTAGGAGGCCAGGTTCCTCCTCTTGAGAACTGACAGTTCTCATTGCTTCCTGTTTGAGTGCACAAAGTCCCAGGCCCCTTAGCATAGAGAAGACGCCTTCACTCTCATCGGTTTATACCCATGGAGTCCCAAGATACTCGCAGACCTGTTAGATGGTGAGGGATGCCAGGAAAAGAGCTAATGAAACCTATGTAGTTACAGTGAAGATGTTACTATCAAACCCAGAACTCAGTAGCACCCTTCCTGGGGTCTGCTCACTAGTAAACCAACCACTCAGCAACCCACACCCCAGTGTGCACTGCACTGTGGAAGAGGCTGAGACTTGGGCCTCTCAGTTCTCACCTGTGTAGTGTGACCACGCCTCCCCAGGCTGGGCTGCTCCTGAGGGTGTGGGCAGTGTGCACAGCCAGGTCTCTAAGGAGGTTCAGGTTGTTCTGAAATGGATATGAGAACTCAGACATGCGGAAAAGATAACAGAGCGCAATCGTTATCCTCCTGTGCTGCCCTCAAACCCTTTGAGAATCCACATATGGGCCCAGGTGAGGGGCCCAGGCCCTCTTCACTCCCCACAGCACCAATCACCTTCTGCAGGAGCTTGGTGGCATTCTGGAGTTTTTTCACGGCTTCCACGTGATCCTCTGCTCCACACCTATAAGACAACGGTTAATGGAGAAGGACCAGCTGCCCAGGCCCTTCTGTGGCTGGGGACCGAAATCAATGATACCCTCCTTGCTGGGGTACCTTCTTCAAGATGGGAACATTTGACGAGGTCCTTAGCAATTGGGAGGTAGGACACGGGACTAAAGCATTCTGTGGGATCTGAGCTGCTATCCAGAGCACCTGACCCACAGGAGCAGGTCACTCTGTCTCTCCAGCAGGTGGAAATGTGAAGCCCTGGGGTGCAGGCCTTGGGAgcagggggcggggcggggcaaggcagggcagggcataCTTAAGTAGTGAGGTCAGGGCCTTTTCACTTCCATGACTTCGCTCCATCCACTTCAGTACCCGGTTCCCAGCCAGAAATATCaggttgcttttgttctttttccctttctcagtgCCCAGAATCTTAATGACCTATACCAAGGGGGtaatacaaacagacacacacagacagacatacagacacacacagacagacacacagatacacacacacacacacacccctcagtgGGTCTTAGGACATAAAGGCAAGAGAGACCAGACCCCCTCTTTAGGTCTGAAGTAACAAAGGAGAGACTTGAGAGACTCACCAACCACCCCAGCCCTGCTTCCCATACTGGTCCTCAAATACTCCACAGCCCTTTCTCACCTGAAGGTCACTGAGATTGTTTACGTGCGTCCCACAGCACATGTTGGAGTCAACACCCTCGATGGTAACAACTCGAATGGGCCCAGCATGATCGTCGGGCAAGCCCCGGCCCCTCACCTGGAACAGAGGGAAGGTAACAGGGCTGTCTGAAATTTGATGAGGAGCCCTTGGAGAGCCACTCTGAGAAAACTGCTGCCGGCTCTCTTCTCACCTGCTCCACCTCAGGGTCATCGAGGCTCAGCTCTCGCACACTCACGGGCAGCCGGTCTCGGATTTTCTGATTGACACTCTGCTCGATGGCAGCTACCTGCTCAGCAGTCACAGAAGGGCTGTCCAACTCGATCACACACCGGAGTTTCCCTAATTCCCTGTCAGAACAAGAAGCTTAGGCACAGCATGCTGGGAGTTCCTGAGGCGTGTTCACACTGAGCCTGAAGGTGCGAGCCCAGAATCCTAATgcttgggagatggagggaggactGGACTTTAAGATTGCCtgcacaggggctggggatttagctcagtggtagagcgcttacctaggaagcgcaaggccctgggttcggtccccagctcaaaaaaaaaaaaaaagattgcctgCACATACACAGTGAGTTGAGGCTCCCATAACAAAAGAGGTGGGGGCCACACTTATCCGGACTCAGGAGGCTAatggctgtgagttcaaggccagcctcaaactaCAAAGTCAGCCAGGGCTATTTAGAAAGAATctttaagagcacttgcctaggaagcgcaaggccctgggttcggtccccagctccaaaaaaaaaaagaatcaaaaaaaaaaaaaaaaaaaaaaaagaaagaatctttaaaaaaaaaaaaaaaagcatataaatgattttattggatacacacacacacacagccccataAGTAAAGACTGCCATTCCATTTTACAAAGGAAGCACAATAAAGAACAGGacgactggagagatggctcaatggttaagagcactaactgttcttccagaggtcctgagttcaattcccagcaaccacatggtggctcgcaatcatctgtaatgggatccaatgccctcttctgatgtgtctgaagacagtgacagtgtacacacatacataaataaataaaaaatctaaaaaaaaaaataggggttggggatttagctcagtggtagagcgcttgcctaggaagcgcaaggccctgggtttggtccccagctccgaaaaaaagaactaaaaaaataaataaagaaaaaaaataaagaacaggaCCAAAGCCAAGCAATGGTGGAATCAATTTTTCTCTGGGCTCTAAACTCTGTTGTTTCCCAATCAAAGGCAGATGTCTGTCTCATCCTACATTTCTCCTAAGAGACACAAGAGCATCCATGAGCCAGTCTTCAAAAGACAGGCACCTTGAACAGTGTCCTTCCCTTTCCTGTCCTAACCTGGCACGGGGACCTAGCACACCGTGTGCCTCTACTCACCATGATGTTGTCTTCAGCCCAAAGAGAAGGTCAGCAACAGCGGTGATGAGATGTTGCCCTGAGCCAAGAGTGAGACAGGAGCAAAGTGAAAAGCCCAGCCACACATCCCATAATGTCATCTCAGACACTCAACCAAAGGCCGGACAGGCATTTTTACTGAAAACCATAAGGGCTGAAGTCTGTCtcagtgacagagtgcttgcttagtaAGTATAATGTTCTAAgtccattcccagcactgaggaaggggtggggagtatagaagacagacagacagacagacagatcgatCCATGATTGGCTTGAGAATTCGCCCTATAGCTTTACAATGGTACTTCACAATAACTTGCCAAGGCAAAGTATCTCCTCAGAAGTGGGGTCTGAGTTGGAGTTCTGGTGTGTGGCATTCATTCATCTGACAAATGTTTACTGAACACCTACCACATGCAGCATACAGAGCTCGACTTCCAAGGTGCACCTGCACTCCTGACtgatgagaaggaagaaggcagtaagagagaagagggagaattaAGAGGGAAGACGTAAAGAACTGGCAAAGCCTTGAGGAGGAAACAGTAGTCTGTTCAAAAAGATGGATGCAGTGGGAGGTGCAGACAGCAAGCTGTGGGGGTCCTGATGAGGTCAGAATATATATGCAAGGTCTGTAGGCCTTGGTAACAGCTTTATACACAAGAACAACAGGAAGATTTTGAAGAGCAACGGAGTGAGGtgatctcattttctttttttttttttcttttctttttttcggagctggggaccaaacccagggccttgcgcttactaggcaagcgctctaccactgagctaaatccccaaccccttcttttatttttttaaagattgttgaGGCTGCTCTGTGGCAGAGGGCTTGGCTAGCacaagcaaggccctgggtgcaACCACCAGCAGCAGTACAAGGAAATAAAAGGACTGCTCTGTGGCATGAGGCCCTGGATTTCGCCCCTAatgtgaggaaaagaaaaggcagtttGGGCTGAGGTACAGAGGAGCAAGACTGCACATGAGGAAACCAGTCAGAGGTCCACAGGGAAGATGGCGAGTGTGGGGACTGGGACGACTGTGGTAGAAGGAAGTAGAAAGATAATTGAGGATAGATGGAGACACTCAGTTACTGCCGCACTGTCTCCAGTGAGGCATCTGGAATGACCTGAGTGGCTGAGGAGATGCTGAATGAATGACCCAAGAGACTGGGGAGATGCTGTGAGAGATTGGGGAGATGCTGTGAGAGACGGGGAGATGCTGTGAGAGACGGGGAGATGTTGTGAGAGACGGGGAGATGCTGTGAGAGACGGGGAGATGCTGTGAGAGACTGGGGAGATGCTGTGAGAGACTGGGGAGATgctgagagagacagggagatgctGTGAGAGATTGGGGAGATgctgagagagacagggagatgctGTGAGAGACTGGGGAGATGCTGTGAGAGACAGGGAGATGCTGTGAGAGATTGGGGAGATGCTGTGAGAGATTGGGGAGATGCTGTGAGAGACAGGGAGATGCTGTGAGAGATTGGGGAGATGCTGTGAGAGACAGGGAGATGCTGTGAGAGACAGGGAGATGCTGTGAGAGACAGGGAGGAGATGCTGTGAGAGACAGGGAGATGCTGTGAGAGACAGGGAGATGCTGTGAGAGACAGGGAGATGCTGTGAGAGACAGGGAGGAGATGCTGTGAGAGACAGACCCATAGGGTTGAAGGAGAGAATTGaattccacaagttgtcctctggcctccacaggcataaTGACATgtgctttcccccttcccctgttaAATTAAattgaacaaaattaaaaaggagggaaaaaggCCAACAGTTCTTCTGGAACTTTAACCTTCATGTTGTTTTCACAATATTCCCTCCATACTGCCTGGATCCCTAGAGACCTGCAACCCCAGCTCAGACATTGTCACGTGGCTATTCACAGCCTATCTTCCTGGATGTCCCTGCCCTGTGGCCCTTACCTGAATGCTGCTGCATGTGGTCAAACCTCCGCTCCCAGTCCACCCGGACCTGGACCTGACTCCCAGGGGACAGAGGTGTCTGCGTGAAGTGATCGGCCTGGGCCCCACGACGGGTCACCCTCAGCACAGAGATGTCATTGATGGTGCCACGGTCATCAGGCTAGGGGAAAGAAGTAATCAACCTTGGGGCAGGGCTCACCCTACCTAGATGAGAAAAGCCTCCAAGGGAAGCTCTCAGAGAGACAGACCCAGAATCTGAGCCTCCTAGTCGAAGAGAAGACAATGTCAAATGAGGGGGGCCCACTTGACTCCCTGACgggattctcttttctttctttctttctttcttttttttcttttcttttttttttcggagctggggaccgaacccagggccttaggcaagcgctctaccactgagctaattccccaaccccctGACGGGATTCTCTGTCCTCGATTTGAACACCTATATGTGTTGTTTTTGGGGGCAGAAAAGCAGAATTAAAACCAAAGGAAATACACCCAGCACTGAAGATTTTAGTAAAACTCAAAAGATCCTAAATCCTTTCTGTTGGCACCTTaaattagtggttctcaacctgtgggtcacgaccccttggAAGTTTGTATAACCTTTTCAAGGGGTCATACATGAGATATCCTGAATATTTGATATTTATGTCACAATTCATAACTGCAAAATTTCATTAcgaagtagtaacaaaataattttatggtggagcggcgtcacaacatgaggaactgggttaaagggtagcagcattaggaagggtgagaaccactgacttgGTTATATTTAACAGTctaaagtgggggttggggatttagctcagtggtagagcgctggcctagcaagcgcaaggccctgggttcggtccccagctctgaaaaaaaagaaaaaaaaaaaaaagtctaaagtgGTCTGAGTGTTCCTGCCTTTAACCACACATACCTCAGCATTGGCACCAGAATTAGATTAAACAATATCATTCATTATTTAGAAAgtatccagggctggagagatggtccagctgtgaagagcactgactccccctccagaggttctgagttcaaaccccagcaaccacatggtggctcacaaccatctgtaatgggatttgatgcccttttctggtgtgcatgaagacagctacagtgtgcttatataaataaaataaatgaatcctttaagaaaataatagaaaagtaTCTAGTGCCAGCTGCTACAAGCTATCCAAATAACATGTAGATAAGATACACAGATCTCGCCACAGAAACTCAATCTAAAGAGACCTAACAGTCTGGGAAATCAGGAAGACAAGGAAGTAATGTCTAATAGGGAAAATTCAGGGCTGGCAGGATTACAGGTTAGAGATagatcagtgattaagaacattgactgcgggggctggggatttagctcagtggtagagcgcttacctaggaagcgcaaggccctgggttcggaccccagctccgaaaaaaagaaccaaaaaaaaaaaaaaagaacactgactgcgggctggagagatggcttagcggttaagagcactcactgctcttccagaggtcctgagttcaaatcccagcaaccacatggtggctcacagccatctgtaatgagatctgatgctctcttctggtgtgtctgaagatagctacagtgtactcatatataataaataaataattttaaaaaaaaagaaagaacactgactgctcttccaggggtcctgagttcaattcccagcaaccacacggtggctcacaaccatctgtaatgggatccactgccctcttctggtgtgtctgaagacagctacagtgtacttacataaaataa comes from the Rattus norvegicus strain BN/NHsdMcwi chromosome 10, GRCr8, whole genome shotgun sequence genome and includes:
- the Aarsd1 gene encoding alanyl-tRNA editing protein Aarsd1 — protein: MAFLCQRDSYAREFTTTVVSCCPAELQTDGNGSKKEVLSGFQVVLEDTLLFPEGGGQPDDRGTINDISVLRVTRRGAQADHFTQTPLSPGSQVQVRVDWERRFDHMQQHSGQHLITAVADLLFGLKTTSWELGKLRCVIELDSPSVTAEQVAAIEQSVNQKIRDRLPVSVRELSLDDPEVEQVRGRGLPDDHAGPIRVVTIEGVDSNMCCGTHVNNLSDLQVIKILGTEKGKKNKSNLIFLAGNRVLKWMERSHGSEKALTSLLKCGAEDHVEAVKKLQNATKLLQKNNLNLLRDLAVHTAHTLRSSPAWGGVVTLHRKEGDSEFMNIIANEIGSEETLLFLTVGDEKGAGLFLLAGPTEAVETLGPRVAEVLEGKGAGKKGRFQGKATKMSRRAEVQALLQDYVSTQSAEE
- the Aarsd1 gene encoding alanyl-tRNA editing protein Aarsd1 isoform X1, which produces MTLRWSSPVTFPLFQVRGRGLPDDHAGPIRVVTIEGVDSNMCCGTHVNNLSDLQVIKILGTEKGKKNKSNLIFLAGNRVLKWMERSHGSEKALTSLLKCGAEDHVEAVKKLQNATKLLQKNNLNLLRDLAVHTAHTLRSSPAWGGVVTLHRKEGDSEFMNIIANEIGSEETLLFLTVGDEKGAGLFLLAGPTEAVETLGPRVAEVLEGKGAGKKGRFQGKATKMSRRAEVQALLQDYVSTQSAEE
- the Aarsd1 gene encoding alanyl-tRNA editing protein Aarsd1 isoform X2, yielding MAFLCQRDSYAREFTTTVVSCCPAELQTDGNGSKKEVLSGFQVVLEDTLLFPEGGGQPDDRGTINDISVLRVTRRGAQADHFTQTPLSPGSQVQVRVDWERRFDHMQQHSGQHLITAVADLLFGLKTTSWELGKLRCVIELDSPSVTAEQVAAIEQSVNQKIRDRLPVSVRELSLDDPEVEQPCYLPSVPGEGPGLARRSCWAHSSCYHRGC